In Burkholderia savannae, one genomic interval encodes:
- a CDS encoding copper-binding protein — translation MKQSIVLLITLAAAAAPAIAADGMAGMNMPMSSHDASRQSDAALTDAVVRKVDPAAGMVTLEHGALDNVGMPPMTMAFKAKDAEMAARVRAGDKVRVRVENVGGVPTIVKLEK, via the coding sequence ATGAAGCAATCGATCGTGTTGCTGATCACGCTCGCGGCCGCGGCCGCTCCCGCCATCGCCGCCGACGGGATGGCGGGCATGAACATGCCGATGTCGTCGCACGATGCGTCGCGGCAATCCGACGCCGCGTTGACCGACGCGGTGGTCCGGAAAGTCGACCCCGCGGCCGGCATGGTCACGCTCGAGCATGGCGCGCTCGATAACGTCGGGATGCCGCCGATGACGATGGCGTTCAAGGCGAAGGACGCGGAGATGGCGGCGCGCGTTCGCGCGGGCGACAAGGTGAGGGTGCGCGTCGAGAACGTGGGCGGCGTGCCGACCATCGTGAAGCTCGAGAAATAA
- a CDS encoding TPM domain-containing protein produces the protein MKLFRAACFAILTFASLGGGACRAEQSVPPLAARVTDETGTLTDAERATLEQSLKDFEARKGSQIAVLIVPTTQPETIEQYSIRVVEQWKLGRANVDDGALLIVAKNDRTLRIEVGYGLEGLLTDATSHRIIDEVIVPSLRRGDFYGAISAGVGSMMRVIEGEPLPPPRPRRGEDGGLGRLLPVLFVMAIAAGGVLRAIFGRLAGSVVTGGVVGFVAWLLSGALLVAIAAAAIALFFTLFGGGMGARVGGPFIGGRGGWGGGQGGFRGGGGGFGGGGASGRW, from the coding sequence TTGAAGCTCTTTCGTGCGGCGTGCTTCGCCATCCTTACGTTCGCGTCGCTCGGCGGCGGAGCGTGCCGCGCCGAGCAGTCGGTGCCGCCTCTCGCCGCGCGCGTGACGGACGAGACGGGCACGCTGACGGACGCCGAGCGCGCGACGCTCGAGCAGTCGCTGAAGGATTTCGAGGCGCGCAAGGGCAGCCAGATCGCCGTGCTGATCGTGCCGACGACGCAGCCCGAGACGATCGAGCAGTATTCGATCCGCGTCGTCGAGCAATGGAAGCTCGGCCGCGCGAACGTCGACGACGGCGCGCTGCTCATCGTCGCGAAGAACGATCGCACGCTGCGCATCGAAGTCGGCTACGGCCTCGAAGGCTTGCTGACCGACGCGACGAGCCATCGGATCATCGACGAGGTCATCGTGCCGAGCTTGCGGCGCGGCGATTTCTACGGCGCAATTTCGGCGGGCGTCGGCAGCATGATGCGCGTGATCGAAGGCGAGCCGCTGCCGCCGCCGCGCCCGCGCCGCGGTGAGGATGGCGGGCTCGGCCGCTTGTTGCCCGTGCTGTTCGTGATGGCGATCGCCGCGGGCGGCGTGCTGCGCGCGATATTCGGCCGGCTCGCGGGCTCGGTGGTCACGGGCGGCGTGGTCGGCTTCGTCGCGTGGCTGTTGTCCGGCGCGCTGCTCGTCGCGATCGCGGCGGCCGCGATCGCGCTCTTCTTCACGCTGTTCGGCGGCGGAATGGGCGCGCGCGTCGGTGGGCCGTTCATCGGCGGGCGCGGCGGCTGGGGCGGCGGGCAGGGCGGCTTTCGCGGCGGCGGCGGCGGTTTCGGCGGCGGCGGCGCGTCCGGGAGGTGGTGA
- a CDS encoding efflux RND transporter permease subunit, translating into MIAHVIRWSIRNRLLVLLATALVAAWGALSLNRTPLDALPDLSDTQVIVKASYPGKAPQVVEDQVTYPLTTTLLGVPGAKTIRAYSSFGDAFVYVLFDDKTDQYWARSRVLEYLNQVQSRLPQGASVALGPDATGVGWVYEYALVDRSGRHDLGQLRALNDWFLKFELKAVPDVAEVASIGGMVRQYQVVLDPDKLRAFGITQADVAGALGKANSESGGSVVEMAESEYMVRASGYLRTLDDFRNVVLRASDAGTPVLLGDVARVQIGPEMRRGIAELNGEGEVAGGVIVMRSGKNALSTIEAVKAKLADLKRSLPAGVELVTTYDRSQLIERAVDNLKDKLVEEFVIVGLVCAVFLFHLRSALVAILSLPLGVLAAFIVMRYQGVNANLMSLGGIAIAIGAMIDAAVVMIENAHKHLEAHEHAHPGEPLPNAARWELIAASAAEVGPALFFSLLIITLSFIPVFALEGQEGKLFAPLAFTKTYTIAAAAGLSVTLVPVLMGYLIRGRIPHEASNPLNRLLVRLYRPLLEATLKRPWFAIGIAVAALVVTAIPVSRLGGEFMPPLDEGDLLYMPTALPGISAQKAAELLQQTDRLIKTVPEVATVFGKSGRADTATDPAPLEMFETTIRFRPRDEWRPAMTPEKLVDELDRVVKVPGLSNVWVPPIRNRLDMLSTGIKTPVGVKISGPDLAQVERIATQVEAAVKGVPGVASALAERLNGGRYVDVDIDRRAAARYGLSIGDVQAVVASAIGGENVGEVIAGRERFPINIRYPREVRDSLEKLRQLPIVTGRGAQILLRDVAAVTIADGPPMIRSENARLSGYVYVDIRGVDLKTAVDAMQRAVAQRVALPPGYSIAWSGQFEYLERAAATLRAVIPATLVVIFVLLFVTFDSAADALLLMTTVPFALVGGFWFVWMLGHAVSVATAVGFIALAGVAAEFGVVMLLYLKSAYARRVAAGEPPTEAMLADAIREGAALRVRPKAMTVAVVLAGLVPIMFGHGSGSEVMQRIAAPMVGGMVTAPLLSMFVIPAGWMLLQRRRVRRAMRARRSPVAGRAGADFSSLDTGEPQ; encoded by the coding sequence ATGATCGCGCACGTCATTCGATGGTCGATTCGCAATCGCCTTCTCGTGCTGCTCGCGACCGCGCTCGTCGCCGCGTGGGGCGCGCTATCGCTGAACCGCACGCCGCTCGATGCGCTGCCGGATCTGTCCGACACGCAGGTGATCGTCAAGGCGTCGTATCCGGGCAAGGCGCCGCAGGTGGTCGAAGATCAGGTGACCTATCCGCTCACGACCACGCTGCTCGGCGTGCCGGGCGCGAAGACGATCCGCGCGTATTCGTCGTTCGGCGATGCGTTCGTCTACGTGCTGTTCGACGACAAGACCGATCAGTACTGGGCGCGCTCGCGCGTGCTCGAGTATCTGAATCAGGTTCAGAGCCGGCTGCCGCAGGGCGCGAGCGTCGCGCTCGGGCCGGACGCGACGGGCGTCGGCTGGGTCTACGAGTACGCGCTCGTCGATCGCAGCGGGCGGCACGATCTCGGCCAGCTGCGCGCGCTCAACGACTGGTTCCTGAAGTTCGAGCTGAAGGCCGTGCCCGACGTCGCGGAAGTCGCGAGCATCGGCGGGATGGTGCGCCAATATCAGGTGGTGCTCGATCCCGACAAGCTGCGCGCGTTCGGCATCACGCAGGCCGACGTCGCCGGTGCGCTCGGCAAGGCGAACAGCGAATCGGGCGGCTCGGTCGTCGAGATGGCCGAATCCGAGTACATGGTGCGCGCGAGCGGCTACCTGCGTACGCTCGACGACTTTCGCAACGTCGTGCTGCGCGCGAGCGACGCCGGCACGCCGGTGCTGCTCGGCGACGTCGCGCGCGTGCAGATCGGCCCGGAAATGCGGCGCGGGATCGCCGAGCTGAACGGCGAAGGCGAAGTCGCGGGCGGCGTGATCGTGATGCGGTCCGGCAAGAACGCGCTGTCGACGATCGAGGCCGTGAAGGCGAAGCTTGCCGATCTGAAGCGCTCGCTGCCCGCGGGCGTCGAACTCGTGACGACGTACGACCGCTCGCAACTGATCGAGCGCGCGGTCGACAACCTGAAGGACAAGCTCGTCGAGGAGTTCGTGATCGTCGGGCTCGTGTGCGCGGTATTCCTGTTTCATCTGCGCAGCGCGCTCGTCGCGATCCTGTCGCTGCCGCTCGGCGTGCTCGCGGCGTTCATCGTGATGCGCTATCAGGGCGTCAACGCGAACCTGATGTCGCTCGGCGGCATCGCGATCGCGATCGGCGCGATGATCGACGCGGCCGTCGTGATGATCGAGAACGCGCACAAGCATCTCGAGGCTCACGAGCATGCGCACCCGGGCGAGCCGCTGCCGAACGCCGCGCGCTGGGAGCTGATCGCCGCGTCGGCGGCGGAAGTCGGGCCCGCGCTGTTCTTCTCGCTGCTGATCATCACGCTGTCGTTCATTCCGGTGTTCGCGCTCGAAGGTCAGGAGGGCAAACTGTTCGCGCCGCTCGCATTCACGAAGACGTATACGATCGCCGCGGCGGCGGGCTTGTCGGTCACGCTCGTGCCGGTGCTGATGGGCTACCTGATTCGCGGCCGCATTCCGCACGAGGCGTCGAATCCGCTGAACCGGCTGCTCGTGCGGCTCTATCGGCCGCTTCTCGAAGCGACGCTGAAGCGGCCGTGGTTTGCGATCGGCATCGCGGTCGCGGCGCTCGTCGTCACCGCGATTCCGGTGTCGCGTCTCGGCGGCGAGTTCATGCCGCCGCTCGACGAAGGCGATCTGCTGTACATGCCCACCGCCTTGCCCGGCATTTCCGCGCAGAAGGCGGCCGAGCTGCTGCAGCAAACGGACCGTCTGATCAAGACGGTGCCCGAGGTCGCGACCGTGTTCGGCAAATCGGGCCGCGCGGACACTGCGACCGATCCGGCGCCGCTCGAGATGTTCGAGACGACGATCCGTTTCAGGCCGCGCGACGAATGGCGGCCCGCAATGACGCCCGAGAAGCTCGTCGACGAGCTCGATCGCGTCGTGAAGGTGCCGGGCCTGTCGAACGTCTGGGTGCCGCCGATCCGCAACCGGCTCGACATGCTGTCGACCGGCATCAAGACGCCGGTCGGCGTGAAGATCTCCGGCCCGGATCTCGCGCAGGTCGAGCGGATCGCAACGCAGGTCGAAGCGGCGGTGAAGGGCGTGCCGGGCGTCGCGTCGGCGCTCGCCGAGCGGCTGAACGGCGGGCGCTACGTCGATGTCGACATCGACCGGCGCGCGGCTGCGCGCTATGGCCTTTCGATCGGCGACGTGCAGGCCGTCGTCGCATCGGCGATCGGCGGCGAGAACGTCGGCGAGGTGATCGCGGGCCGCGAGCGCTTTCCGATCAACATCCGCTATCCGCGCGAGGTGCGCGATTCGCTCGAAAAGCTGCGGCAATTGCCGATCGTCACCGGGCGCGGCGCGCAGATCCTGCTGCGCGACGTCGCCGCGGTGACGATCGCCGACGGGCCGCCGATGATCCGCAGCGAGAACGCGCGGCTGTCGGGCTACGTGTATGTCGACATTCGCGGCGTCGATCTGAAGACGGCTGTCGATGCGATGCAGCGCGCGGTCGCGCAGCGGGTCGCGCTGCCGCCCGGCTATTCGATCGCGTGGTCCGGGCAGTTCGAGTATCTGGAGCGTGCGGCCGCGACGCTGCGCGCGGTGATTCCGGCCACGCTCGTCGTGATTTTCGTGCTGCTGTTCGTGACGTTCGATTCGGCGGCCGACGCGCTGCTGCTGATGACGACCGTGCCGTTCGCGCTCGTCGGCGGATTCTGGTTCGTCTGGATGCTGGGCCATGCGGTGTCGGTCGCGACGGCGGTCGGCTTCATCGCGCTCGCCGGCGTGGCGGCCGAGTTCGGCGTCGTGATGCTGCTGTATCTGAAGAGCGCGTACGCGCGGCGCGTCGCCGCCGGCGAGCCGCCGACCGAGGCGATGCTCGCCGACGCGATTCGCGAAGGCGCGGCGCTGCGCGTGCGGCCGAAGGCGATGACGGTCGCCGTCGTGCTCGCGGGCCTCGTGCCGATCATGTTCGGGCACGGTTCGGGTTCCGAAGTGATGCAGCGAATCGCCGCGCCGATGGTGGGCGGCATGGTCACGGCGCCGCTGCTGTCGATGTTCGTCATTCCCGCTGGGTGGATGCTGCTGCAGCGCCGCCGCGTGCGCCGAGCGATGCGCGCGCGGCGTTCCCCCGTTGCCGGCCGCGCTGGCGCGGATTTTTCTTCCCTTGATACCGGAGAACCTCAATGA
- a CDS encoding avidin/streptavidin family protein — protein sequence MQRLEHALRRVKVGTGTPIDFSGTWKNELGSTMRIEQSGDSVSGTYESAVSEKGGSTSGDLIGYVDGNLIAFVVHWDQFQAITAWVGQCEPGTSNDRINTLWQMTQQVEAGEEWASINAGADTFVRD from the coding sequence ATGCAGCGATTGGAACATGCGCTCAGGCGCGTCAAGGTCGGCACCGGCACGCCGATCGATTTCTCCGGCACCTGGAAGAACGAGCTCGGCTCGACGATGCGGATCGAGCAGTCGGGCGACAGCGTGTCGGGCACGTACGAGAGCGCGGTCAGCGAAAAGGGCGGCTCGACGAGCGGCGATCTGATCGGCTATGTCGACGGCAATCTGATCGCGTTCGTCGTCCACTGGGATCAGTTTCAGGCGATCACCGCGTGGGTCGGGCAATGCGAGCCCGGCACGTCGAACGACAGGATCAACACGCTGTGGCAGATGACGCAGCAGGTGGAGGCGGGCGAGGAGTGGGCGTCGATCAACGCAGGCGCCGATACGTTCGTGAGGGATTGA
- a CDS encoding efflux RND transporter periplasmic adaptor subunit, whose product MNHTRLTRATLMTFAAVSLLSAGYFAGARFAPRVHAAAAASAAGAANRPTAATAAGTVDPKTGRKVLYWHDPMAPNQHFDKPGKSPFMNMPLEPVYADDGGGDAGVRIDPGLQQNLGIRYASVRRRDVDEGFDAVGTTQFDESRAVVVQSRVTGYIDRLYANAPMQRIAKGAPVASLFVPDWLAPQEEYLALKRGGMDAELLAASRARMRALSIPDGVIASLDRTGRAQTHVVLASPEAGVVGELNVRDGAMVTPGQTIAKIAGLSTLWLVVDVPEALASGVRPGMRVDATFAGDPQRRVSGVIREILPGVNATTRTLQARLEIDNHAFTLTPGMLMRVRVDAPHAAPRLVVPSDAVIATGKRSVVIVRMADGRLRPAEVAIGRDVGDETEVLAGLNEGETVVASGQFLIDSEASLKSVLPRLEAEAAGARATTADAATARATSATSATSATSATSATSAQTSSSSPSPAHASAASPVYETTGKIEKITAADITFSHQPVPALGWGAMTMSFGKPAPAAFANVKPGDTVRFAFQGTDDGYRLTKVEPIGGAR is encoded by the coding sequence ATGAACCACACTCGCTTGACGCGTGCGACGCTGATGACGTTCGCCGCCGTTTCGTTATTGTCCGCCGGCTATTTCGCGGGCGCCCGCTTTGCGCCGCGCGTGCACGCAGCCGCGGCGGCGTCCGCGGCCGGCGCGGCGAATCGCCCAACCGCCGCAACCGCCGCCGGCACGGTCGACCCGAAGACGGGCAGAAAGGTGCTGTACTGGCACGACCCGATGGCGCCGAACCAGCATTTCGACAAGCCCGGCAAGTCGCCTTTCATGAACATGCCGCTCGAACCTGTCTACGCGGACGACGGCGGCGGCGACGCGGGCGTGCGCATCGATCCCGGCCTGCAGCAGAACCTGGGCATTCGCTATGCGAGCGTGCGACGGCGCGACGTCGACGAAGGATTCGACGCGGTCGGCACGACGCAATTCGACGAATCGCGCGCGGTGGTCGTGCAGTCGCGCGTGACGGGCTATATCGACCGACTGTACGCGAACGCGCCGATGCAGCGCATCGCGAAGGGCGCGCCGGTCGCGTCGCTGTTCGTGCCGGATTGGCTCGCGCCGCAGGAGGAATATCTCGCACTCAAGCGCGGTGGAATGGATGCGGAGCTGCTTGCCGCGTCGCGCGCGCGAATGCGTGCGCTGTCGATTCCCGACGGCGTGATCGCGAGCCTCGACCGGACGGGCCGCGCGCAGACGCACGTCGTGCTCGCGTCGCCGGAGGCGGGCGTCGTCGGCGAGCTGAACGTGCGTGACGGCGCGATGGTGACGCCCGGGCAGACGATCGCGAAGATCGCGGGGCTGTCGACGCTGTGGCTCGTCGTCGACGTGCCGGAGGCGCTCGCCTCCGGCGTGCGGCCCGGCATGCGCGTGGACGCGACGTTCGCGGGCGATCCGCAGCGGCGCGTGAGCGGCGTGATCCGCGAGATCCTGCCGGGCGTCAATGCAACGACGCGCACGCTGCAGGCGCGGCTCGAGATCGATAACCACGCGTTCACGCTGACGCCGGGCATGCTGATGCGCGTGCGCGTGGACGCGCCGCATGCGGCGCCGCGGCTCGTCGTGCCGTCCGACGCCGTGATCGCGACGGGCAAGCGCTCGGTCGTGATCGTCAGGATGGCAGACGGTCGGCTGCGGCCGGCTGAGGTGGCGATCGGCCGCGACGTCGGCGACGAGACCGAGGTGCTGGCCGGGTTGAACGAAGGCGAAACGGTGGTTGCATCCGGACAGTTCCTGATCGATTCCGAAGCGAGCCTGAAATCGGTGTTGCCGAGGCTCGAAGCCGAGGCGGCCGGCGCGCGCGCGACGACGGCCGACGCCGCGACGGCGCGCGCGACAAGCGCAACGAGCGCGACAAGCGCGACAAGCGCGACAAGCGCGACAAGCGCGCAAACGTCATCGTCGTCCCCGTCGCCTGCGCACGCGAGCGCCGCCTCGCCGGTTTACGAAACCACCGGCAAGATCGAGAAGATCACCGCGGCCGACATCACGTTCTCGCATCAGCCGGTGCCGGCGCTCGGCTGGGGCGCGATGACGATGTCGTTCGGCAAGCCCGCGCCCGCCGCGTTCGCGAACGTGAAGCCGGGCGATACGGTGCGCTTCGCGTTCCAGGGCACCGACGACGGCTATCGGCTGACGAAGGTCGAACCGATCGGAGGCGCACGATGA
- a CDS encoding TPM domain-containing protein, producing the protein MDIGRIARHLLMTRWRVAAAFPKRTLRKIGHAVEASHEKHVGQLRFAVEGALHASALFKGVSARERAIDVFSELRVWDTEHNNGVLIYLLLADHDVEIVADRGIHARVDSDDWEEVCRAMEAEFRRGRFEAGSIHGIERVTALLARHYPARKAPGDELSSAPVVL; encoded by the coding sequence ATGGATATCGGACGAATCGCGAGGCATCTGCTGATGACACGCTGGCGCGTCGCCGCGGCGTTTCCGAAGCGCACGCTCCGCAAGATCGGGCACGCGGTCGAGGCGAGCCACGAGAAGCACGTCGGCCAGCTTCGCTTCGCGGTCGAGGGGGCGCTGCACGCGTCGGCGCTCTTCAAGGGCGTGAGCGCGCGCGAACGGGCGATCGACGTGTTTTCCGAACTGCGCGTCTGGGATACCGAGCACAACAACGGCGTGCTCATCTATCTGCTGCTCGCCGATCACGACGTCGAGATCGTCGCCGATCGCGGGATACACGCGCGCGTCGACAGCGACGACTGGGAGGAGGTGTGCCGCGCGATGGAGGCGGAATTTCGCCGCGGCCGCTTCGAAGCGGGCTCGATCCACGGAATCGAGCGCGTCACCGCGTTGCTCGCGCGGCACTATCCGGCGCGCAAGGCGCCGGGCGACGAGCTGTCGAGCGCGCCCGTCGTGCTGTGA
- a CDS encoding LemA family protein, whose translation MQHHSSVSRAAAAWSFRFRAALLAMLSLALSGCGYNAIQVQDEQVSASWSEVLNQYQRRADLVPNLVNTVKGYANQEREVLTRVTEARAQVGSLRATPELLSDPQAFAKFEAAQGQLTSSLSRLLVVSENYPQLKSDANFRDLQAQLEGTENRIAVARNRYIRSVQAYNTTIRSFPSNLTAMAFGYKEKPNFSVANEAEISRPPRVDFGNTPAPAPAAGASN comes from the coding sequence ATGCAACATCACTCTTCGGTCTCGCGCGCCGCGGCGGCGTGGTCATTTCGGTTCCGGGCCGCGTTGCTGGCCATGCTCTCACTCGCGTTGTCCGGCTGCGGCTACAACGCGATCCAGGTGCAGGACGAGCAAGTGAGCGCGAGCTGGTCGGAAGTGCTGAATCAGTATCAGCGGCGCGCGGACCTCGTGCCGAATCTCGTCAATACCGTGAAGGGCTACGCGAATCAGGAGCGCGAAGTGCTCACCCGCGTCACCGAGGCGCGCGCGCAGGTCGGCTCGCTTCGCGCGACGCCGGAGCTGCTGTCCGATCCGCAGGCGTTCGCGAAATTCGAGGCGGCGCAAGGGCAACTGACGTCGTCGCTGTCGCGCCTGCTCGTCGTGTCGGAGAATTATCCGCAACTGAAGTCGGACGCGAATTTCCGCGATCTGCAGGCGCAGCTCGAAGGCACCGAAAACCGCATCGCGGTCGCGCGCAACCGCTACATCCGCTCGGTGCAGGCGTACAACACGACGATACGCTCGTTCCCGAGCAACCTGACCGCGATGGCGTTCGGCTACAAGGAAAAACCGAACTTCTCGGTCGCGAACGAAGCGGAGATCTCGAGGCCGCCGCGCGTCGATTTCGGGAACACGCCGGCGCCCGCGCCCGCTGCCGGAGCGTCGAATTGA
- the glmS gene encoding glutamine--fructose-6-phosphate transaminase (isomerizing), which translates to MCGIVGAVAQRNIVPVLIEGLRRLEYRGYDSCGVAVLDAHASTPGAPKRARSVTRVADLDAQVRESHLEGATGIAHTRWATHGAPVTHNAHPIFSSNALALVHNGIIENFEPLREALRGQGYEFVSQTDTEVVAHLIHSLYRGNLFAAVQEAVKQLHGAYAIAVIHMDEPNTVVGARQGSPLVVGFGERENFLASDALALAGSTDRFTFLEEGDVCELTLDGVRIVDRDGARAEREVRVVNAYGGAVELGPYRHFMQKEIFEQPRAIGDTLPQAEAFDPSLFGENAAGVFAGIDSLLILACGTSYYSGLTAKYWLESIAKIPTQVEIASEYRYRESVPNPRSLVVVISQSGETADTLAALKHAQALGHAHTLAICNVATSAMVRQTELQFLTHAGTEIGVASTKAFTTQLVALFVLAATLGKLRGHVDASREADYLKQLRHLPAALNGVLALEPQIIAWSEEFARKENALFLGRGLHYPISLEGALKLKEISYIHAEAYPAGELKHGPLALVTEAMPVVTVAPNDTLLEKLKSNMQEVRARGGELYVFADADTHIVNGEGLHVIRMPEHYGPLSPILHVVPLQLLAYHTACARGTDVDKPRNLAKSVTVE; encoded by the coding sequence ATGTGCGGAATTGTCGGCGCAGTTGCGCAACGTAACATCGTTCCGGTGCTGATCGAAGGGCTGCGCCGTCTCGAGTATCGCGGCTACGATTCGTGCGGCGTCGCGGTGCTCGACGCTCACGCCTCCACGCCGGGCGCACCGAAGCGCGCGCGCAGCGTCACGCGCGTCGCCGATCTCGACGCGCAGGTGCGCGAATCGCATCTCGAAGGCGCGACGGGCATCGCGCACACGCGCTGGGCGACGCACGGCGCGCCCGTCACGCACAACGCGCACCCGATCTTCTCGTCGAACGCGCTCGCGCTCGTGCACAACGGCATCATCGAAAACTTCGAGCCGCTGCGCGAGGCGTTGCGCGGCCAAGGCTATGAATTCGTGTCGCAGACCGACACCGAGGTCGTCGCGCACCTGATCCACAGCCTCTATCGCGGCAACCTGTTCGCGGCCGTCCAGGAAGCCGTCAAGCAGCTGCACGGCGCGTACGCGATCGCGGTGATCCACATGGACGAGCCGAACACCGTCGTCGGCGCGCGCCAGGGCTCGCCCCTCGTCGTCGGCTTCGGCGAGCGCGAGAACTTCCTCGCATCCGATGCGCTCGCGCTCGCCGGCAGCACCGATCGCTTCACGTTCCTCGAGGAAGGCGACGTTTGCGAGCTCACGCTCGACGGCGTGCGGATCGTCGATCGCGACGGCGCGCGCGCCGAGCGCGAAGTGCGCGTCGTCAATGCGTACGGCGGCGCGGTCGAGCTCGGCCCGTACCGGCACTTCATGCAGAAGGAGATCTTCGAGCAGCCGCGCGCGATCGGCGACACGCTTCCTCAAGCGGAAGCGTTCGATCCGTCTCTATTCGGCGAGAACGCGGCCGGCGTGTTCGCCGGCATCGACAGCCTGCTGATCCTCGCGTGCGGCACGAGCTACTACTCGGGGCTCACCGCGAAGTACTGGCTCGAATCGATCGCGAAGATCCCGACGCAAGTCGAGATCGCGAGCGAATACCGCTATCGCGAATCGGTGCCGAACCCGCGCTCGCTCGTCGTGGTGATCTCGCAATCGGGCGAGACGGCCGACACGCTCGCCGCGCTCAAGCACGCGCAGGCGCTCGGCCACGCGCACACGCTCGCGATCTGCAACGTCGCGACGAGCGCGATGGTGCGCCAAACCGAGCTGCAATTTCTCACGCACGCGGGCACCGAGATCGGCGTCGCGTCGACGAAGGCGTTCACGACGCAGCTCGTCGCGCTGTTCGTGCTCGCGGCGACGCTCGGCAAGCTGCGCGGCCACGTCGACGCATCGCGCGAAGCCGACTACCTGAAGCAACTGCGCCACCTGCCTGCCGCGCTCAACGGCGTGCTCGCGCTCGAGCCGCAAATCATTGCGTGGTCCGAAGAATTCGCGCGCAAGGAGAACGCGCTGTTCCTCGGCCGCGGGCTGCACTACCCGATCTCGCTCGAAGGCGCATTGAAGCTGAAGGAGATCTCGTACATCCACGCGGAAGCATACCCGGCGGGCGAGCTCAAGCACGGGCCGCTCGCGCTCGTGACGGAGGCGATGCCGGTCGTGACGGTCGCGCCGAACGACACGCTGCTCGAGAAGCTGAAGTCGAACATGCAGGAAGTGCGCGCGCGCGGCGGCGAGCTGTACGTGTTCGCCGACGCCGATACGCACATCGTCAACGGCGAAGGGCTGCACGTGATCCGGATGCCCGAGCATTACGGGCCGCTGTCGCCGATCCTGCATGTCGTGCCGCTGCAGTTGCTCGCGTATCACACCGCCTGCGCGCGCGGCACCGACGTCGACAAGCCGCGCAATCTCGCGAAGTCGGTGACGGTGGAGTAA
- a CDS encoding TolC family protein: MYSTYRAPRGRRARLRARTLVAALTFASAAAAFAQPAPFTLDAALQSATDRSAAMQAAQASVQASAEAAVKAGQLPDPMLKAGIDNLPIDGPQRFTIGQESMTMRRIGIAQEWVSGDKRRLRTALANEVVGRERAGYLLQLASVRRQTAVAWLNAAYAKKALALQRELVDEMSRELAATQAAYRGAKATAADAVQARALLAQTRDRQSNAQQAFDTALIGLSRWTAVPVSDVSGEPPAPVSFVPSLPPDELSHVQPTLIAADDDVAVADADVAVASSERRPNWTWEIAYQQRGAPYANMVSIGVTIPLPIDRRDRQDRDVSQKRALATKARLMYEDARRQVEADIRTQSATLASGRARLAELDRSLLPAADERVRLADAAYRAGAGSLADAFAARRARLDARLQVLDLERDVAQSWAQLEYQIVPSATLAAQ, from the coding sequence ATGTATTCGACATATCGCGCGCCGCGTGGCCGGCGTGCGCGCCTGCGCGCGCGCACGCTCGTCGCGGCGCTCACTTTCGCGAGCGCGGCCGCCGCGTTCGCTCAACCGGCGCCTTTCACGCTCGACGCCGCATTGCAATCGGCGACCGATCGATCGGCGGCGATGCAGGCGGCGCAGGCTTCCGTCCAGGCGAGCGCCGAGGCCGCCGTCAAAGCCGGGCAGCTGCCTGATCCGATGCTCAAGGCCGGCATCGACAATCTGCCGATCGACGGCCCGCAACGCTTCACGATCGGTCAGGAATCGATGACGATGCGCCGCATCGGCATCGCGCAGGAATGGGTGTCGGGCGACAAGCGCCGGCTGCGCACCGCGCTCGCGAACGAAGTCGTCGGCCGCGAGCGCGCCGGCTATCTGCTGCAACTCGCAAGCGTGCGCCGGCAGACGGCGGTCGCGTGGCTCAACGCGGCCTATGCGAAGAAGGCGCTCGCGCTGCAGCGCGAGCTCGTCGACGAGATGAGCCGCGAACTTGCCGCGACGCAGGCCGCCTATCGCGGCGCGAAGGCGACGGCCGCCGACGCGGTGCAGGCGCGCGCGCTGCTCGCGCAGACGCGCGACCGCCAATCGAACGCTCAGCAGGCGTTCGACACCGCATTGATCGGCTTGTCGCGCTGGACCGCCGTGCCGGTATCCGACGTGTCGGGCGAGCCGCCCGCGCCGGTGTCGTTCGTGCCGTCGCTGCCTCCGGACGAACTGAGCCACGTGCAGCCGACGCTCATCGCGGCGGACGACGACGTGGCGGTTGCCGACGCCGATGTCGCCGTCGCGAGCAGCGAGCGCCGCCCGAACTGGACGTGGGAGATCGCGTATCAGCAGCGCGGCGCGCCGTACGCGAACATGGTGTCGATCGGCGTCACGATTCCGCTGCCGATCGATCGTCGCGACCGGCAGGATCGCGACGTCTCGCAGAAGCGCGCGCTCGCAACGAAGGCGCGGCTGATGTACGAGGACGCGCGGCGGCAGGTCGAGGCGGACATTCGCACGCAGTCGGCGACGCTCGCGAGCGGCCGCGCGCGGCTCGCCGAGCTCGATCGATCGCTGCTGCCCGCGGCCGACGAGCGCGTGCGGCTTGCCGACGCCGCGTATCGCGCGGGCGCGGGCTCGCTCGCCGACGCGTTCGCCGCGCGCCGCGCGCGGCTCGATGCGCGTCTGCAAGTGCTCGATCTCGAACGCGACGTCGCGCAGAGCTGGGCGCAGCTCGAATATCAGATCGTCCCGTCGGCGACGCTCGCCGCACAATGA